The Saccharomonospora glauca K62 genome has a segment encoding these proteins:
- the mbhE gene encoding hydrogen gas-evolving membrane-bound hydrogenase subunit E, which yields MLVAILAHFAVAALLPAVARRWGRVAFVVGGVLSAATLAILLLFHSGGAFGDPGDAVEQTVAWAPSIDLEITLRIDSLSVLMSLLVSGIGALVLFYYACYAKPGDKNIGRNSTLLVTFAGAMLGLVLVDDVFSLYLFWELTTVCSFLLVGGDGTTKRSRRSATQALLVTAAGGLSMLLGLILLATAAGTVRVSEIVADPPSPGPMVSVAVVLVLAGAFTKSAQFPFHFWLPAAMVAPTPVSAYLHAAAMVKAGVYLVARFAPGFSAMPAWWVPVVVLGLWTMLLGAVRALRQNDLKTLLAFGTVSQLGFLMVLVGSGGFVSALAGATLILAHGLFKSTLFLVTGVIDKRAGTRDLRHLSGLGRRWPLLAGVAALAAASMAGVPPLLGFVGKETVLEAFLHGDVLGRGVSTIVLVGLVIGSALTAAYSLRFLVGAFGTRPDVEPTAVDRPGALFVAPILVPATASLVLGLVPSWVEVLAGRYAEAYPLGEERYHLALWHGVNVPLLLSAAILVAGYGAYKATWVLRRFAGRLPRALQAEPSYQATMGALDRSARWLTGRLQVGSLPVYLGVIIVTMSLAPTLGLLGGVGEQTALRFADSWIQPVLVVVMLAAAGAVVLTRRRLTAVLLTGLVGYSIGALFVVEGGVDLALAQFLVESLTLVVFVFVLRRFPARFGQDRPRPRGVRWIKATIAAVGGTVVAVLAVIVSGARSGLPETSREYIARAEPEAGASNVVNAIIVDFRAFDTLGEVTVLAVAAIGAASLILAAHRQRRRPSDVVENTDAAAEESVPERTDDESRPKEGAPS from the coding sequence ATGCTTGTGGCGATTCTCGCCCATTTCGCCGTCGCGGCGCTGCTGCCCGCGGTCGCGCGCAGGTGGGGGAGGGTCGCCTTCGTCGTCGGGGGTGTGCTGTCCGCCGCTACTCTCGCCATATTACTCCTTTTCCACTCCGGCGGAGCTTTCGGCGATCCCGGCGATGCCGTGGAACAGACGGTGGCGTGGGCGCCGTCCATCGATTTGGAAATCACGCTCCGAATCGATTCCCTTTCGGTGCTCATGTCGTTGCTCGTCTCCGGAATCGGCGCGCTGGTTCTTTTCTACTACGCGTGCTACGCGAAACCCGGTGACAAGAACATCGGCCGGAATTCCACGCTGTTGGTGACGTTCGCGGGGGCGATGCTGGGGCTCGTTCTCGTCGACGACGTCTTCTCCCTGTACCTGTTCTGGGAACTGACGACCGTGTGCTCGTTCCTGCTCGTCGGCGGGGACGGCACGACGAAGCGCTCGCGCCGGTCCGCCACGCAGGCGTTGCTGGTCACCGCCGCCGGCGGGCTGTCGATGCTGCTGGGGTTGATCCTGCTCGCGACGGCGGCCGGGACGGTCCGCGTGTCGGAGATCGTGGCCGACCCGCCGTCCCCGGGGCCGATGGTCAGCGTCGCGGTAGTGCTCGTGCTCGCGGGCGCCTTCACGAAGTCCGCCCAGTTCCCGTTCCACTTCTGGCTGCCCGCCGCGATGGTCGCGCCCACGCCGGTGAGCGCCTACCTGCACGCCGCGGCCATGGTGAAGGCCGGGGTCTACCTCGTCGCGCGCTTCGCTCCGGGGTTCTCCGCGATGCCGGCCTGGTGGGTCCCGGTGGTGGTGCTCGGGCTGTGGACCATGCTCCTCGGCGCCGTGCGAGCGCTGCGGCAGAACGACCTCAAGACGCTGCTCGCGTTTGGTACCGTGAGCCAATTGGGATTTTTGATGGTTTTGGTCGGTTCGGGCGGTTTTGTGTCCGCCCTGGCCGGCGCCACGCTTATTCTCGCGCACGGGTTGTTCAAATCGACACTTTTTCTCGTCACCGGCGTTATCGACAAACGCGCCGGAACGCGAGACCTGAGGCATTTGTCCGGTCTGGGTCGCCGGTGGCCCCTGCTGGCCGGGGTGGCGGCACTCGCGGCGGCGTCGATGGCGGGGGTGCCGCCGCTGCTGGGCTTCGTCGGCAAGGAGACGGTGCTGGAGGCGTTCCTGCACGGGGACGTCCTCGGGCGTGGCGTGAGCACGATCGTCCTGGTGGGACTGGTGATCGGCTCGGCGCTCACCGCGGCGTACAGCCTCCGGTTCCTGGTGGGGGCATTCGGAACCCGGCCGGACGTCGAGCCGACCGCGGTCGACCGGCCGGGAGCGCTGTTCGTGGCCCCGATCCTCGTGCCCGCCACGGCGAGTCTCGTGCTCGGCCTCGTCCCGTCCTGGGTGGAGGTCCTCGCGGGACGCTACGCCGAGGCCTATCCCCTCGGTGAGGAGCGCTATCACCTCGCGTTGTGGCACGGGGTGAACGTGCCCCTCCTCCTGTCGGCGGCCATCCTGGTGGCCGGTTACGGCGCCTACAAGGCCACCTGGGTGCTCCGCCGGTTCGCGGGCCGGCTGCCCAGGGCGTTGCAGGCGGAACCGTCGTATCAGGCCACGATGGGCGCGCTCGACCGGAGCGCCCGGTGGCTCACCGGTCGGTTGCAGGTCGGTTCGCTGCCGGTCTACCTCGGCGTGATCATCGTGACGATGTCGCTGGCGCCCACGTTGGGTCTGCTGGGCGGCGTCGGTGAGCAGACCGCCCTGCGTTTCGCCGACTCGTGGATCCAACCGGTGCTGGTGGTGGTGATGCTCGCCGCGGCGGGCGCCGTCGTGCTCACGCGTCGCCGACTGACGGCCGTGCTGCTGACCGGGTTGGTCGGCTACAGCATCGGTGCGCTCTTCGTGGTCGAAGGTGGCGTGGACCTCGCGCTGGCACAGTTCCTCGTGGAGTCGCTCACGCTCGTCGTGTTCGTGTTCGTGCTGCGCCGCTTCCCGGCCCGGTTCGGACAGGACCGGCCGCGTCCTCGGGGAGTGCGCTGGATCAAGGCGACCATCGCCGCCGTCGGTGGCACCGTCGTGGCGGTCCTCGCGGTGATCGTCTCCGGAGCGCGCAGCGGCCTGCCCGAGACCAGCCGGGAGTACATCGCCCGCGCCGAGCCCGAGGCCGGGGCCTCGAACGTCGTGAACGCGATCATCGTCGATTTCCGGGCCTTCGACACCTTGGGAGAGGTCACGGTGCTGGCCGTGGCCGCGATCGGGGCGGCGAGCCTCATCCTCGCCGCTCACCGTCAGCGTCGGCGGCCGAGCGACGTGGTCGAGAACACGGACGCCGCCGCGGAGGAGTCCGTGCCCGAGCGGACGGACGACGAATCCAGGCCCAAGGAAGGGGCGCCCTCGTGA
- a CDS encoding MnhB domain-containing protein encodes MTASRTDAVANLWWDTCDRPREHWLMRESEQTRWPRSLLLEVCLRIVFPTVLLVAVYLLFAGHTRAGGGFSAGLVAGLAFVLRYVAGGSLTGLRRPWVQPPVIMGFGLIVVVASAIVPVFFDLPLLSSAVWKVDVPVLGSLKIATSLGFDTGVFLLIIGVVLNLLRTLGEGIQRGELENELNDQQPGDAST; translated from the coding sequence GTGACCGCATCTCGTACCGACGCCGTCGCGAACCTGTGGTGGGACACCTGTGACCGCCCCCGCGAGCACTGGCTGATGCGGGAAAGTGAACAGACCCGCTGGCCTCGGTCGCTGCTGCTCGAAGTGTGTCTGCGCATCGTCTTCCCGACGGTGCTGCTCGTGGCGGTCTACCTGTTGTTCGCGGGTCACACGCGGGCGGGCGGCGGATTCAGCGCCGGGCTCGTGGCCGGGCTGGCGTTCGTCCTGCGATACGTCGCGGGTGGCTCGCTGACGGGACTTCGCCGTCCCTGGGTGCAACCGCCCGTGATCATGGGGTTCGGCCTGATCGTGGTGGTCGCGAGCGCGATCGTGCCGGTCTTCTTCGACCTTCCCCTGCTGTCCAGTGCCGTGTGGAAGGTCGACGTCCCGGTGCTGGGGTCGTTGAAGATCGCGACGAGCCTCGGGTTCGACACCGGCGTCTTCCTGCTCATCATCGGCGTCGTCCTGAACCTGCTGCGAACGCTCGGAGAAGGAATCCAACGGGGGGAACTGGAGAACGAACTGAACGACCAGCAGCCGGGGGACGCGAGCACGTGA
- a CDS encoding Na(+)/H(+) antiporter subunit C has protein sequence MTINLTMAVALAGLYTVGFYLLMQRSLMRVVIGIAILGHGANLFLQVAGGPPGEPSFVGEAVAELMVDPLPQALALTAIVITFALTTFLLALAFRSWVLLGHDEVQDDVEDRQVAVRQARAVEESSSPDVTDSDTTAEAEEASEDAPETPREVRR, from the coding sequence GTGACGATCAATCTGACCATGGCGGTGGCCCTCGCCGGGCTCTACACCGTGGGGTTCTACCTGCTCATGCAACGATCGCTGATGCGCGTGGTCATCGGCATCGCGATCCTCGGCCACGGGGCGAACCTGTTCCTCCAGGTCGCGGGTGGCCCACCCGGTGAGCCCTCCTTCGTCGGGGAGGCCGTCGCCGAGCTCATGGTGGACCCGCTGCCCCAGGCGCTCGCACTCACGGCGATCGTCATCACGTTCGCCCTCACCACGTTCCTGCTGGCGCTGGCGTTCCGCTCGTGGGTCCTGCTCGGCCATGACGAGGTGCAGGACGACGTCGAGGACCGCCAAGTGGCCGTCCGTCAGGCTCGCGCCGTGGAGGAGAGCTCGTCGCCGGACGTCACCGACTCCGACACCACCGCCGAGGCGGAGGAAGCGTCGGAGGACGCTCCCGAGACCCCGAGGGAGGTCCGCCGATGA
- a CDS encoding Na+/H+ antiporter subunit D, which yields MTVLLALPVLLPLLGAALSLLLGTRPDLQRVIGMTVLSAVVVIASVLVYATDTEGPVVLQLGGYAAPFGITLIADRLASLLLLVSAVVTLAVLVFSIGQRITDYGREIASTTFQPAYLVLCAGVSLAYITGDLFNLFVAFEIMLSASYVLITRRTSARRVRAGMTYVIVSLTSSLLFLTMIGLVYAATGTINLADLSVAFRDLSPGVQTSIALLATVVFGIKSALVPLHFWLPDSYPTAPAPITAVFAGLLTKVGVYALIRTHTLVFQNDVVWNVLLVVAILTMIVGALGAIAQEDINRLLSFLLVSHIGFMLFGLGMATVVGVTGAILYVVHHITVQAALFLVSGLLTRRTGTVSLREMSGVAKSAPLIAALFAVPALNLAGIPPFSGFIAKITLFRAGAESTTVLAYTATAAAVLTSFLTLYAMTRVWVGAFWGAKREPFPDDDPTDELTVGTGLTNRPMVFATSVLVAAGVVIALAAGPLSAMSERAAEDLMGGDQYRGVVLTEGRG from the coding sequence ATGACCGTGCTGCTCGCCCTTCCCGTCCTGCTGCCGCTGCTCGGCGCGGCGCTGTCTTTGCTCCTCGGCACTCGGCCCGATCTGCAACGCGTGATCGGCATGACCGTCCTCAGCGCCGTCGTCGTCATCGCGTCGGTGCTGGTGTACGCCACCGACACCGAGGGACCGGTGGTGCTGCAACTCGGCGGTTACGCCGCGCCGTTCGGCATCACCCTGATCGCGGATCGGCTCGCCTCGTTGCTGCTGCTCGTGTCGGCGGTGGTGACGTTGGCGGTGCTGGTGTTCTCCATCGGACAGCGCATCACCGACTACGGCCGGGAGATCGCGTCCACGACGTTCCAGCCCGCGTATCTGGTGCTGTGCGCGGGTGTCTCGCTGGCCTACATCACCGGCGACCTGTTCAACCTGTTCGTGGCGTTCGAGATCATGCTCTCGGCGTCGTACGTGCTCATCACACGCCGTACCAGCGCCCGACGGGTGCGGGCGGGGATGACGTACGTGATCGTGAGTCTCACGTCGTCGCTGCTGTTCCTGACGATGATCGGGCTGGTGTACGCGGCGACGGGCACCATCAACCTCGCCGACCTGTCGGTAGCGTTCCGGGACCTGTCGCCGGGCGTGCAGACGAGCATCGCGTTGCTCGCCACCGTTGTGTTCGGCATCAAGAGCGCGCTGGTCCCGTTGCACTTCTGGCTCCCGGACAGCTATCCGACGGCACCGGCGCCCATCACGGCCGTGTTCGCGGGCCTGCTCACGAAGGTCGGCGTGTACGCGCTGATCCGCACGCACACGCTGGTGTTCCAGAACGATGTCGTGTGGAACGTGCTGCTGGTGGTGGCGATCCTGACCATGATCGTCGGTGCCCTCGGGGCCATCGCCCAGGAGGACATCAACCGGTTGCTGTCGTTCCTGTTGGTCAGCCACATCGGCTTCATGTTGTTCGGGCTGGGCATGGCCACCGTCGTCGGCGTGACCGGCGCGATCCTCTACGTCGTCCACCACATCACCGTGCAGGCGGCGTTGTTCCTGGTCAGCGGCCTGCTGACCAGGCGAACGGGAACGGTGTCGCTGCGGGAGATGTCCGGTGTCGCCAAGAGCGCGCCGTTGATCGCGGCCCTGTTCGCGGTGCCCGCGCTCAACCTCGCAGGGATCCCGCCGTTCTCCGGCTTCATCGCCAAGATCACGCTGTTCCGCGCCGGGGCCGAGAGCACTACGGTGCTCGCGTACACGGCCACGGCCGCCGCGGTGCTGACGAGCTTCCTCACCTTGTACGCCATGACCCGCGTGTGGGTCGGCGCGTTCTGGGGCGCGAAACGCGAGCCGTTCCCCGACGACGACCCCACCGACGAACTCACCGTGGGGACGGGGCTCACCAACCGGCCGATGGTGTTCGCCACGAGCGTGCTGGTGGCGGCGGGCGTGGTCATCGCGCTCGCCGCGGGGCCGCTGTCGGCGATGAGCGAACGGGCCGCGGAGGACCTCATGGGCGGCGACCAGTACCGCGGCGTGGTGCTCACCGAAGGGAGGGGCTGA
- a CDS encoding Na+/H+ antiporter subunit E, producing the protein MQNGMRRFSPLLAPWLLLVWVLLWRSVEPLVLVSGVIVTAAVLLMFPFSPVRSPLLLRPHRLLGLAAYLVWDLVSSGVRVGWDAARYGPRTKAVIVEVPILVDRDFLVVSAANLVSLAPGTFVLHIDRPRGCFYIYALGVYSPDVEPHVHSAMRMQVRVAKAFGTADEIRTAVERARSFGAEASRTEVAA; encoded by the coding sequence ATGCAGAACGGAATGCGTCGGTTCTCCCCGCTGCTCGCCCCGTGGCTCCTGCTGGTGTGGGTGCTGCTGTGGCGTTCGGTCGAACCGCTCGTGCTGGTCTCCGGCGTGATCGTCACGGCCGCGGTGTTGCTGATGTTCCCCTTCAGCCCCGTGCGGTCACCGCTGCTGCTCCGTCCTCACCGGCTCCTCGGTCTCGCGGCGTATTTGGTGTGGGACCTGGTCAGCTCGGGTGTGCGGGTCGGATGGGACGCCGCGCGGTACGGCCCCCGCACCAAGGCGGTCATCGTCGAGGTGCCGATCCTCGTGGACCGTGACTTCCTGGTGGTCTCGGCGGCCAACCTGGTGTCCCTGGCTCCGGGAACGTTCGTGCTGCACATCGACCGGCCCAGGGGTTGTTTCTACATCTACGCGCTGGGCGTGTACTCGCCCGATGTGGAGCCGCACGTCCACAGTGCCATGAGGATGCAGGTCAGGGTGGCCAAGGCGTTCGGCACCGCCGACGAGATCCGCACCGCGGTCGAACGTGCGCGGAGCTTCGGCGCCGAGGCGAGCCGGACGGAGGTCGCCGCGTGA
- a CDS encoding monovalent cation/H+ antiporter complex subunit F → MTVVYIATLAILAVAGLLTLIRLIKGPWILDRAMALDVLVVLIVAGFAVNMAMTDSVLSLPILVCTALLGFVGTLSVVRLTEGRKEHR, encoded by the coding sequence GTGACCGTCGTCTACATCGCCACCCTGGCCATTCTCGCCGTGGCCGGACTGCTCACCCTGATCCGCCTGATCAAGGGGCCGTGGATCCTCGACCGCGCTATGGCCCTCGACGTGCTCGTCGTTCTCATCGTCGCGGGATTCGCCGTGAACATGGCGATGACCGACTCCGTGCTCTCGCTGCCGATCCTGGTGTGCACGGCGTTGCTGGGCTTCGTCGGCACGCTCAGCGTCGTCAGGCTCACCGAGGGCCGGAAGGAGCACCGCTGA
- the mnhG gene encoding monovalent cation/H(+) antiporter subunit G encodes MWIDVVSSVLLLLGALFCAVGAFGLLRFPDLLSRLQAATKPQTVGLIMVLLGAALQLQIVDAFGLVLVALLQVVTAPVLSQLVGRAAYRIGAVERSSLVRDHLGDRLRREGFPTPEGRPGDR; translated from the coding sequence ATGTGGATCGACGTCGTCTCCAGCGTCCTCCTGCTCCTCGGAGCCCTGTTCTGCGCGGTGGGCGCGTTCGGGCTGCTGCGGTTCCCCGACCTGCTCAGCCGGTTGCAGGCCGCGACGAAGCCCCAGACCGTGGGGCTGATCATGGTGCTGCTCGGCGCGGCGCTCCAGCTTCAGATCGTGGACGCCTTCGGCCTGGTCCTCGTGGCGCTGTTGCAGGTGGTGACGGCCCCCGTCCTGTCGCAGCTCGTCGGCAGGGCCGCCTACCGGATCGGTGCCGTGGAGAGGTCCTCCCTCGTGCGGGACCACCTGGGCGACCGCCTGCGCCGGGAAGGCTTTCCCACCCCGGAGGGGCGTCCGGGGGACCGGTGA
- the cmk gene encoding (d)CMP kinase, translated as MAQALCGVVALDGPSGTGKTTAARRLATELNAGYLDTGAMYRVATLAVLRAGVDPTDAEAVVAVVRRTRIDVATDPSAPRALLDGTDVSVEIRTEEVNRAVSPVSAVPEVRELLVSEQRRAIREAVDNGGGIVVDGRDIGTVVVPDAPLKVFLTASADVRARRRSAQDMAAGRASSFEEAKASVQRRDHLDSTRATSPLRAADDAVLLDTSDLTIDEVTAKLTELVEGRGLLGDEVAGTRR; from the coding sequence GTGGCTCAAGCGCTGTGTGGCGTGGTGGCATTGGACGGTCCGTCGGGAACCGGCAAGACGACGGCGGCGCGGAGGCTGGCCACCGAACTGAACGCCGGGTACCTGGACACCGGGGCCATGTATCGCGTGGCCACGCTGGCGGTGCTGCGGGCCGGGGTCGATCCCACCGACGCGGAGGCCGTCGTGGCGGTGGTGCGGCGGACGCGGATCGACGTGGCCACCGATCCGAGCGCGCCGAGGGCGCTGTTGGACGGAACGGACGTCAGCGTCGAGATCCGCACGGAGGAGGTCAACCGAGCCGTCTCCCCGGTTTCGGCGGTGCCGGAGGTCCGGGAGCTCCTCGTGAGCGAGCAGCGTCGAGCCATCCGCGAGGCCGTCGACAACGGCGGCGGCATCGTGGTCGACGGCCGGGACATCGGAACGGTGGTCGTCCCGGACGCGCCGCTCAAGGTCTTCCTCACCGCGTCGGCCGACGTGCGGGCGCGGCGGCGCAGCGCCCAGGACATGGCGGCGGGCCGGGCCTCCTCCTTCGAGGAGGCGAAGGCCTCCGTGCAGCGCCGCGACCACCTGGACTCGACGCGGGCGACCTCGCCGCTGCGGGCCGCCGACGACGCCGTGCTGCTCGACACCTCCGACCTGACGATCGACGAGGTCACCGCGAAGCTCACCGAACTCGTGGAGGGTCGGGGGCTGCTCGGCGACGAGGTCGCGGGAACGCGCCGGTGA
- a CDS encoding lysophospholipid acyltransferase family protein, whose amino-acid sequence MTPVTRADGQGLPPGAIPWLHDLGRLIARLLYRPAYRLRVRGMERVPRTGPVVLVANHSTMLEPQLIFGMLPRRSVFLVKKEMFTGAVGWGLRRIGQVPVRRGSPDRTALLTVTDVLRDGGLVGVFPEGTRGAGDVSQAQRGAAWLVRATGAVVLPVAVRGTLRPRRTWRRPRPVIDVVVGDPFTLDVGKGRAGLVRATDRLRETLAALVRAVDDERARRDREN is encoded by the coding sequence GTGACTCCCGTGACCCGAGCGGACGGACAGGGCCTGCCGCCCGGAGCGATACCGTGGCTGCACGATCTGGGCAGGCTCATCGCCCGCCTGCTCTACCGGCCCGCGTACCGGCTGCGGGTCCGGGGCATGGAGCGGGTGCCGCGCACCGGTCCCGTCGTGCTCGTCGCCAACCACAGCACGATGCTGGAACCGCAGCTCATCTTCGGAATGTTGCCGCGGCGCTCGGTGTTCCTCGTCAAGAAGGAGATGTTCACCGGCGCGGTCGGGTGGGGGCTGCGCCGTATCGGACAGGTACCGGTACGGCGCGGTTCCCCGGATCGCACCGCGCTGCTGACTGTCACCGACGTGCTGCGGGACGGCGGACTGGTGGGCGTGTTCCCCGAGGGCACTCGCGGCGCGGGGGACGTGAGCCAAGCACAGCGGGGAGCGGCGTGGCTGGTGCGAGCGACCGGTGCCGTGGTGCTCCCGGTGGCGGTGCGGGGGACACTACGACCCCGGAGGACGTGGCGACGCCCGCGTCCGGTGATCGACGTGGTGGTCGGTGACCCGTTCACCCTCGACGTCGGCAAGGGACGAGCCGGTCTCGTCCGGGCCACCGACCGGCTTCGGGAGACCCTCGCCGCGCTCGTGCGCGCCGTTGACGACGAGCGTGCCCGCCGAGACCGCGAGAACTGA
- the der gene encoding ribosome biogenesis GTPase Der yields the protein MTELDGTWSDEAEFLRLDAAAAEETYPEAGEPPQPVVAVVGRPNVGKSTLVNRILGRREAVVQDTPGVTRDRIAYDASWRGRRFTLVDTGGWEPGASGLQASVAAQAELAMSTADVVLLVVDASVGATATDEAVAKVLRRSKRPVILAANKVDDERLLAEAASLWSLGLGEPRPVSALHGRSSGDLLDAVVEALPDAPRETDRATAGPRRVALVGKPNVGKSSLLNKLTGEQRAVVDSVAGTTVDPVDSLVELDGQLWRFVDTAGLRKRVQTASGTEYYASLRTKTAIDAAEVAIVLLDASEPLSEQDLRIVTTVADAGRALVLAFNKWDLVDEDRRHQLEREVDRGLVRVPWAERVNVSALTGRAVRKLAPALRTALASWEQRVPTGQLNSWLSDLIAATPPPVRGGKQPKVLFATQAGVRPPTLVLFTTGFLEAGYRRFIERKFRERFGFTGTPVRINVRVREKKPRKK from the coding sequence ATGACCGAACTGGACGGAACCTGGTCCGACGAGGCGGAGTTCCTCCGACTCGACGCTGCCGCCGCCGAGGAAACGTACCCGGAGGCGGGCGAACCGCCGCAGCCCGTGGTGGCCGTCGTCGGCAGGCCGAACGTCGGCAAGTCCACGCTGGTGAACCGCATCCTGGGCCGTCGGGAGGCGGTCGTTCAGGACACGCCGGGCGTGACGAGGGACCGCATCGCCTACGACGCTTCCTGGCGCGGCCGCCGCTTCACGCTGGTGGACACCGGTGGCTGGGAGCCGGGCGCGTCGGGCCTGCAGGCCTCGGTCGCGGCCCAGGCCGAGCTGGCGATGTCCACGGCCGACGTGGTGCTGCTCGTGGTGGACGCCTCCGTGGGAGCCACCGCGACCGACGAGGCCGTGGCCAAGGTCCTGCGCCGCTCGAAGCGGCCCGTGATCCTCGCGGCGAACAAGGTCGACGACGAGCGGCTCCTGGCCGAGGCGGCGTCGTTGTGGTCCCTCGGGCTGGGCGAGCCGAGGCCGGTGAGCGCGCTGCACGGGCGCAGCTCCGGTGACCTGCTCGACGCCGTCGTGGAGGCCCTGCCGGACGCCCCCCGCGAAACCGACCGGGCCACCGCGGGGCCGAGGCGGGTGGCTCTGGTGGGCAAGCCCAACGTCGGCAAGTCGAGTCTGCTGAACAAGCTGACGGGCGAGCAGCGCGCCGTGGTCGACTCCGTGGCGGGCACCACGGTGGACCCGGTGGACTCGCTGGTCGAACTCGACGGCCAGCTCTGGCGTTTCGTGGACACCGCGGGGCTGCGCAAGCGGGTGCAGACGGCGAGCGGCACCGAGTACTACGCCTCCCTGCGCACCAAGACCGCCATCGACGCGGCGGAGGTGGCCATCGTGCTGCTCGACGCCAGCGAGCCGCTGTCGGAGCAGGACCTGCGCATCGTCACCACCGTCGCGGACGCGGGACGGGCGCTGGTGCTCGCGTTCAACAAGTGGGACCTCGTGGACGAGGACCGCCGCCACCAGCTCGAACGAGAGGTCGATCGAGGGTTGGTGCGCGTGCCGTGGGCGGAGCGGGTGAACGTGTCGGCCCTGACCGGACGAGCCGTGCGCAAACTCGCCCCCGCTCTCCGAACCGCCTTGGCGTCGTGGGAGCAGCGCGTGCCCACCGGACAGCTCAACAGTTGGCTGTCCGACCTCATCGCCGCCACTCCGCCCCCGGTGCGTGGCGGCAAGCAGCCGAAGGTGCTCTTCGCCACGCAGGCGGGGGTGCGGCCGCCCACGCTGGTGCTGTTCACCACGGGCTTCCTGGAGGCGGGCTACCGCCGGTTCATCGAGCGCAAGTTCCGCGAGCGCTTCGGGTTCACGGGCACCCCGGTCCGGATCAACGTCCGAGTGCGGGAGAAGAAGCCCAGGAAGAAGTGA
- a CDS encoding ROK family protein, producing MPVGDHVDSLATVLDLVRSGTARTRPEIGRRSGLGRTVVTQRVNQLTACGLLEEGALGPSSGGRAPRELRFRAQAGVILAAELGATGISVGVTDLTGTVLAEHTEGHDIAAGPDPVLDRVEQIFDELLDQVRTELAAPDLAVWGVGIGLPGPVEFATGRPSAPPIMPGWDGYPVRERLARRYDTPVWVDNEVNTMALGELRAGSARGQRDILYVKIGTGIGAGLVSGGTLHRGSQGCAGDIGHAAASDEDDVVCRCGNTGCLEAYAGGAALARDGLAAAKQGRSPFLAEVLASTGTVTAADVSRAAQSGDRTSVELLTRAGRLIGSLLATLVSFYNPALVVIGGGVSRAGDLLLAAVRETVYRRSLPLATRELRITRSTLSNRAGLVGAAFMVIDELFTPERLARWVDRGSPAGDPSLVTVPLREPVL from the coding sequence ATGCCGGTCGGTGATCACGTCGACAGCCTGGCCACCGTGCTCGATCTCGTGCGTTCGGGTACCGCGAGGACCCGGCCGGAGATCGGCCGGCGTTCGGGCCTCGGCCGCACCGTCGTCACACAGCGAGTGAACCAACTCACGGCGTGTGGTTTGCTGGAGGAAGGAGCCCTCGGGCCCTCCAGTGGCGGGCGAGCGCCCCGTGAGCTCCGGTTTCGCGCGCAAGCGGGAGTGATCCTCGCCGCGGAACTCGGTGCCACCGGCATCAGCGTCGGAGTCACCGACCTCACCGGAACGGTGCTGGCCGAGCACACCGAGGGGCACGACATCGCGGCGGGACCGGACCCCGTGCTGGACCGCGTCGAGCAGATCTTCGACGAACTGCTCGACCAGGTGCGTACCGAACTCGCCGCCCCGGACCTCGCGGTGTGGGGAGTGGGCATCGGCCTTCCCGGTCCGGTGGAGTTCGCCACGGGACGGCCGAGCGCGCCACCGATCATGCCCGGCTGGGACGGCTACCCGGTGCGCGAACGTCTCGCGCGCCGCTACGACACCCCGGTCTGGGTGGACAACGAGGTGAACACCATGGCGCTCGGCGAGCTGCGGGCCGGCTCGGCGAGGGGTCAGCGGGACATCCTCTACGTGAAGATCGGCACCGGTATCGGTGCGGGCCTGGTGTCCGGTGGCACGTTGCACCGGGGCAGCCAGGGCTGCGCGGGCGACATCGGGCACGCGGCGGCCTCCGACGAGGACGACGTCGTGTGCCGGTGCGGCAACACGGGGTGCCTGGAGGCGTACGCGGGCGGCGCGGCACTGGCCCGCGACGGGCTGGCCGCGGCGAAGCAGGGCCGCAGCCCGTTCCTCGCCGAGGTGCTCGCCTCCACCGGTACGGTGACGGCGGCCGACGTCTCCCGCGCGGCGCAAAGCGGCGACCGCACGTCGGTGGAGCTGCTGACCCGCGCCGGACGGCTCATCGGCAGCTTGCTGGCGACGCTCGTCAGCTTCTACAACCCCGCCCTCGTGGTCATCGGTGGCGGAGTGTCGCGAGCGGGCGACCTGCTGCTGGCCGCCGTGCGGGAGACCGTCTACCGGCGATCACTGCCGCTCGCGACACGGGAACTGCGCATTACGCGCTCCACGCTCAGCAACCGAGCGGGGCTCGTCGGTGCGGCGTTCATGGTCATCGACGAGTTGTTCACCCCCGAGCGCCTCGCCCGGTGGGTGGACAGGGGCAGCCCGGCGGGCGACCCCTCACTCGTCACGGTGCCGCTGCGCGAGCCCGTGCTCTGA